One part of the Candidatus Binatia bacterium genome encodes these proteins:
- a CDS encoding ATP-dependent Clp protease adaptor ClpS, with product MAAPDREGDAGVVTRTRTDKKLERPKLYRVLLHNDDYTTREFVVWILQVVFHRSETEAVQIMLHVHNNGVGVAGVYPFDVAQAKVEKVLELAEQHEFPLLSTLEPE from the coding sequence ATGGCCGCACCAGATCGCGAAGGCGACGCAGGCGTCGTCACCCGCACACGGACCGACAAGAAGCTCGAGCGACCCAAGCTCTACCGCGTCCTTCTCCACAACGACGACTACACGACCCGCGAGTTCGTGGTCTGGATCCTGCAGGTCGTCTTCCACCGAAGCGAGACCGAGGCAGTCCAGATCATGCTCCACGTGCACAACAACGGCGTGGGCGTCGCGGGCGTGTACCCGTTCGACGTCGCGCAGGCGAAGGTCGAGAAGGTGCTCGAGCTGGCGGAGCAGCACGAATTCCCGTTGCTGTCGACGCTGGAGCCCGAATGA